The following are encoded in a window of Cucurbita pepo subsp. pepo cultivar mu-cu-16 chromosome LG12, ASM280686v2, whole genome shotgun sequence genomic DNA:
- the LOC111807141 gene encoding rho GTPase-activating protein 2-like, with product MTGIVMVTRGGGCGGGSKMVKGGAKGSSVSDDQNQLSLVDVLLTALRKSMVYCRVDRREELISTVHQMEIGWPTNVRHIAHVTFDRFNGFLGLPVEFEVEIPSSVPSASASVFGVSAESMQCSTDSRGNSVPKILLLMQDRLYRQGGLKAEGIFRINPENSQEEQVRDKLNRGIIPQNIDVHCLAGLIKAWFRELPSGVLDGLSPEEVLQCNTEEESVELVKKLKPTEAALLSWAVDLMADVVEEEDCNKMNARNIAMVFAPNMTQMSDPLTALMHAVQVMNLLKTLIMKTLREREEAVSDGYSPMSSRSSDRQMDEDFNSQEDMDTGDESGGPNSDVENDVNEDGDEDEGSLSEIEDCFLRKLDDTKSETRRSSARREGDLDVDLSPRSCSGLNVESSISFTDSKNENSCLSSTSDGEDSTTSLHEEEGQSIHKELVPIACKNFIDIHMDDKMREPASLTSMVIASNDSV from the exons ATGACCGGCATTGTTATGGTCACTAGGGGCGGCGGCTGCGGCGGAGGCAGCAAAATGGTCAAAGGAGGAGCCAAGGGCTCCTCCGTCAGTGATGACCAAAATCAGCTCTCTTTGGTCGATGTTTTGCTCACGGCGTTGAGGAAATCGATGGTTTATTGCCGTGTTGATCGACGGGAGGAGCTTATCTCCACTGTCCATCAGATGGAAATTGGATGGCCGACAAATGTTCGACATATTGCCCATGTCACTTTCGACCGCTTCAATGGTTTTTTGGGGCTTCCTGTCGAGTTTGAGGTTGAGATTCCCAGCTCTGTTCCTAGTGCCAG TGCCAGTGTGTTTGGGGTCTCTGCTGAATCAATGCAATGTTCTACTGATTCAAGAGGAAATAGTGTACCAAAAATACTCTTGCTAATGCAGGATCGCTTGTACCGTCAAGGAGGCCTTAAG GCTGAAGGGATTTTTCGGATAAACCCCGAAAACAGCCAAGAGGAGCAAGTAAGGGACAAGTTGAATAGAGGGATTATACCTCAAAACATTGATGTTCACTGCTTGGCTGGCCTGATCAAAGCGTGGTTTCGAGAGCTTCCGTCCGGAGTGCTCGATGGACTCTCTCCTGAGGAAGTTCTGCAATGTAACACTGAAGAGGAGTCGGTCGAGCTCGTTAAGAAGTTAAAGCCAACCGAGGCTGCGTTGTTGAGTTGGGCTGTGGATCTTATGGCTGATGTTGTTGAGGAAGAAGATTGTAACAAAATGAATGCAAGGAATATTGCTATGGTTTTTGCTCCGAACATGACTCAG ATGTCTGATCCATTGACGGCTCTAATGCATGCTGTTCAAGTGATGAACTTACTCAAAACACTGATTATGAAAACGTTACGGGAGCGGGAAGAGGCTGTGTCGGATGGATATTCGCCTATGTCGTCTCGTTCTTCTGATCGGCAAATGGATGAAGATTTCAATAGTCAGGAAGATATGGATACCGGAGACGAATCGGGAGGGCCGAACTCCGACGTTGAGAATGATGTCAATGAAGATGGAGATGAAGATGAGGGATCATTAAGTGAGATTGAGGACTGCTTCTTGAGGAAATTGGATGATACCAAAAGCGAAACTCGAAGATCTTCAGCAAGACGAGAAGGCGATTTAGACGTAGATTTGAGTCCAAGAAGCTGCTCGGGATTGAACGTCGAGTCGAGTATCTCGTTCACTGATAGTAAAAACGAAAACTCGTGCCTTAGTAGTACAAGTGATGGAGAAGATTCCACGACGAGTTTGCACGAAGAGGAGGGACAAAGCATTCACAAAGAACTCGTCCCCATAGCATGTAAAaacttcattgatattcatatgGATGACAAGATGAGGGAACCCGCTTCGTTGACGTCCATGGTTATTGCTTCTAACGACTCGGTGTAA
- the LOC111807769 gene encoding uncharacterized protein LOC111807769 produces MLSTPFFFNFHPHQFGNHIEDFSSHLLFEATGDSEADSLVGHGSSTVSVEFNDAESCTDDTPAMRNEVQMYENDDDDENDEEVESKPIGFMTESSGSIDSAEEFKMLNEVEKNRLFWETCLAS; encoded by the coding sequence ATGCTCTCAactcctttcttcttcaacttccaTCCTCACCAATTTGGCAATCACATTGAGGATTTTTCATCTCATTTGCTCTTCGAGGCGACGGGCGACTCCGAGGCCGACTCCTTGGTCGGCCACGGAAGCTCGACCGTCTCGGTGGAGTTTAACGACGCTGAATCTTGCACGGATGACACTCCTGCTATGCGTAACGAGGTCCAGATGTATGAAAACGATGACGATGACGAGAATGATGAGGAGGTCGAAAGCAAGCCAATTGGATTCATGACAGAGTCAAGTGGTTCTATTGATTCAGCTGAGGAGTTCAAAATGTTGAATGAGGTGGAGAAAAACAGGTTGTTTTGGGAGACTTGTTTGGCTTCATAA
- the LOC111807142 gene encoding protein SLOW WALKER 1-like — protein sequence MGEPNSLSLTRTFLVKPKLKAKARTPKETPESKYWSSFKRHEIPNLVSSISSVSFCPTNPSIFSASHSTSLTLFSTETMAPTSAITSFRDVVSCASFRCDGLLIAASDLSGLVQVFDVKSRTPLRKLRSHLRPVHFVQYPVLDKLHLVSGGDDAVVKYWDVASQTPLLDFLGHKDYVRSGACSPSSMDMFVTGSYDHTVKLWDARTNSKSVLEVNHGKPVEDVIFLPSGGLVATAGGNSVKIWDVIGGGKMVGSMESHNKTVTSLCVGKLGKDSGEESDQFRILSVALDGYMKVFDYSKMKVTHSMRFPTPLMSVGFSPDCSSRVIGTSNGILYAGKRKTKGITSSNLSNPWSLGSVGEPQRRALRPSHFRYFHRGQGEKPTEGDYLVMKPKKVKLTEHDKLLKKFRHKDALVSVLASKNPENVVAVMEELVARKKLLKCVSNLNTEELGLLLVFLQKHSTLPRYSSLLMGLTRKVLELRAEDIRASGALKDHIRNLKRSVDEEIRIQQSLLEIQGIISPLLRIAGR from the coding sequence ATGGGAGAACCTAATTCTTTGAGTTTAACAAGGACCTTCCTGGTTAAACCAAAGCTTAAAGCTAAAGCCAGGACACCCAAAGAAACTCCAGAATCAAAATATTGGTCCTCCTTTAAGCGTCATGAGATCCCGAACCTTGTTTCATCCATATCCTCTGTTTCCTTCTGTCCGACGaatccttccattttctctgCTAGCCACTCGACCTCTCTGACTCTTTTTAGCACGGAAACCATGGCCCCTACCTCTGCAATTACATCTTTTCGAGATGTTGTATCTTGTGCTTCGTTTCGTTGTGATGGCCTCCTCATTGCTGCCTCAGACCTTTCAGGGCTTGTCCAAGTCTTTGATGTTAAATCTCGAACCCCGCTTCGAAAGCTTCGTTCCCATTTGCGCCCAGTTCATTTTGTCCAGTACCCGGTTCTCGATAAGCTCCACCTAGTATCTGGTGGGGATGATGCAGTTGTTAAGTATTGGGATGTGGCGAGTCAGACTCCGCTTTTGGATTTTTTGGGCCATAAGGACTATGTTAGAAGTGGAGCATGCTCTCCATCTAGCATGGACATGTTTGTCACTGGGTCGTATGATCACACTGTGAAGCTTTGGGATGCTAGAACGAATTCAAAATCGGTTCTGGAAGTAAATCACGGGAAACCGGTGGAGGATGTGATTTTCTTACCGTCAGGTGGACTAGTTGCTACTGCTGGGGGTAATTCTGTGAAAATTTGGGATGTGATTGGAGGTGGGAAGATGGTGGGCTCTATGGAGAGTCATAATAAGACTGTTACTTCACTATGTGTTGGGAAATTGGGCAAGGATAGCGGAGAAGAATCAGATCAATTTAGAATCTTGAGTGTAGCTCTGGATGGGTATATGAAGGTGTTTGATTattcaaaaatgaaagttactcATTCAATGAGATTCCCAACACCTCTTATGTCAGTTGGGTTTTCTCCTGACTGTAGTAGTAGAGTTATAGGGACTTCAAATGGGATCTTGTATGCTGGCAAGAGGAAGACTAAGGGAATTACGTCGAGTAATTTGTCGAACCCTTGGAGTCTCGGATCAGTTGGGGAACCTCAAAGGCGAGCCTTGAGGCCTTCTCACTTTCGATACTTTCATCGTGGTCAAGGGGAGAAGCCAACTGAAGGAGATTACCTAGTCATGAAACCCAAAAAGGTGAAGTTGACAGAGCACGATAAACTCTTGAAGAAGTTCAGGCACAAGGATGCTCTAGTATCGGTGTTAGCGAGTAAGAACCCGGAGAATGTGGTGGCTGTAATGGAGGAATTGGTAGCAAGAAAGAAGCTGTTGAAATGCGTTTCGAATTTGAACACGGAGGAGCTTGGTTTGCTATTGGTTTTCTTACAAAAGCACTCTACATTGCCAAGATACTCAAGCTTGTTGATGGGGTTGACACGAAAGGTTCTAGAGCTACGGGCCGAAGATATTAGAGCCTCGGGTGCCTTGAAAGATCACATCAGAAACTTAAAGCGATCGGTAGACGAAGAGATTCGGATACAACAGTCATTGCTGGAGATACAAGGTATCATTTCACCATTACTGAGAATTGCTGGAAGATGA